A single window of Bacteroidota bacterium DNA harbors:
- the narH gene encoding nitrate reductase subunit beta — protein sequence MNVRSQIAMVFHLDKCIGCHTCSIACKNIWTDRKGAEYMWWNNVETKPGTGYPTKWENQEIYKGGWEKNGDTVSLKGTGKFKGLKNIFHNPYMPVLDDYYEPWTYKYQDLITAPEGDDQPTARPVSLVTGETMEVRSGPNWDDDMGGSPDFARQDVNMEKLTPAEREAMFQLERMTFHYLPRICNHCLNPACVASCPSGALYKRGEDGVVLINQERCRAWRMCVTACPYKKSYYNWHTGKSEKCVLCYPRLESGQAPACFHSCVGRIRYLGVLLYDADKIERIASATDENLVDAQLEIYLDPFDPEVIKQAALNGIAMSTIEAAQKSPVYKFLKVWKLALPLHPEFRTLPNLFYVPALLPGMASVQNGIYNTTSKSLWGGIDSTRLPMKYLASLFTAGNTEKVAEVLKRLMAVRMHRRGETVGDLTKEEINAAMQEIHLDPKTADDIFRLTTLATFDERFVIPPAHREESIEMLENTADVKGNTGFGFKEKPARGL from the coding sequence ATGAACGTAAGATCGCAAATAGCCATGGTTTTTCACCTCGATAAATGTATCGGGTGCCATACTTGTTCAATTGCTTGTAAAAACATTTGGACAGACAGAAAGGGCGCTGAATACATGTGGTGGAATAACGTAGAAACCAAACCGGGCACAGGTTATCCTACAAAGTGGGAGAATCAGGAAATTTATAAAGGTGGATGGGAAAAAAACGGCGACACCGTTTCTTTAAAAGGCACAGGAAAATTTAAAGGTTTAAAAAATATCTTTCACAATCCGTATATGCCGGTTTTGGATGATTATTATGAACCATGGACTTACAAGTATCAGGATTTGATTACTGCTCCAGAAGGAGACGATCAACCAACAGCTCGTCCCGTTTCTTTAGTTACAGGCGAAACTATGGAAGTAAGAAGTGGTCCAAACTGGGATGATGATATGGGGGGGTCTCCGGATTTCGCTCGTCAAGACGTAAATATGGAAAAGCTTACTCCTGCTGAAAGGGAAGCAATGTTTCAACTGGAAAGAATGACATTTCATTATTTACCTCGTATTTGCAACCATTGTTTGAATCCGGCATGTGTAGCATCATGTCCGTCAGGAGCATTATACAAGCGCGGTGAAGATGGTGTTGTGTTGATTAATCAGGAGCGTTGCCGTGCATGGAGAATGTGTGTAACCGCTTGTCCTTATAAAAAATCATATTACAACTGGCATACCGGTAAATCAGAAAAATGTGTGTTGTGTTATCCAAGATTAGAAAGTGGCCAGGCTCCTGCATGTTTCCACTCTTGTGTTGGAAGAATTCGTTATTTAGGAGTGCTTTTATATGATGCAGATAAAATTGAAAGAATTGCTTCAGCTACTGATGAAAATTTAGTGGATGCGCAATTAGAAATTTATTTAGATCCATTTGATCCGGAAGTTATTAAGCAAGCTGCATTAAATGGTATTGCGATGTCAACCATTGAAGCAGCTCAAAAATCACCAGTATATAAATTCTTAAAGGTTTGGAAATTGGCTTTACCATTACATCCTGAGTTCAGAACATTACCTAATTTGTTTTATGTTCCAGCGTTGTTACCAGGAATGGCAAGTGTTCAAAATGGAATTTACAATACGACCTCTAAATCATTATGGGGAGGTATTGACAGTACACGTTTGCCAATGAAATATCTGGCTTCCTTATTTACCGCAGGAAACACCGAAAAAGTAGCCGAAGTGCTTAAAAGACTTATGGCAGTACGTATGCATAGAAGAGGCGAAACTGTTGGTGATTTAACTAAAGAGGAAATTAACGCAGCAATGCAAGAAATACATTTAGATCCTAAAACTGCAGATGATATTTTCAGACTAACCACCTTAGCGACATTTGATGAGCGCTTTGTGATTCCTCCCGCACACCGTGAAGAATCTATCGAAATGCTCGAAAACACTGCTGACGTGAAAGGGAATACAGGATTTGGATTTAAAGAAAAACCAGCAAGAGGATTATGA